The following are encoded together in the Salvia hispanica cultivar TCC Black 2014 chromosome 6, UniMelb_Shisp_WGS_1.0, whole genome shotgun sequence genome:
- the LOC125196525 gene encoding uncharacterized protein LOC125196525 has product MAVRDVPLINLIQLTLAGCSECEQIPRLEHLTNLKSLSLIGLKKVMHMNSSFCNLMSLTIRDLEGLESLPHWLFLKNRNLSKLEIIGCAKLEKLPYGLDTLDSLEELNITKCQNMKMIVNPCDGERLYAKGILRVLRIVGCGELRELPRQMVELWVPLLEVLELFELRSLKNLPVLIGCLAKSARLRELKIGCVPQLMNTCCVESWHFGNLQKVHLDVSWESTEVTEEKGNDFLKGRHFGSLQKLHLDVSGKSRVSIENVNDILQGCCNSLTQLCLLGKEIWERVPESIQHLTLLSKLELHNLGIEELPEWFGKLSYLSKLSLSSCIEMKRLLSWETLEGLTELRVLDIKDCPKLRIGFEGRNTSHLTIKIDNSWIKPYTNEIVDGGISSAATEFLLKSLGNTFKLEKNSGNVGVNGDIEQLQKTLVTVQSYLNDAQNKSIGEDDVKVWLIMLQQVAFAAGNVSDEFNYSALHSTVKKLKSKAKYKALSRLPSFNQILRQIKIASMIKDINMVFESMIQMAEDFGVQSKRGREPDAADASASSDSFTVDPIFFGRDINPIFLGRGNDVQKLVETDIPGDTIFSIIAIVGKAGLGKETLARTVINHEEVKARFGSYVWVHVSRNFDPIVILKKILYALTSETNIGEVETEESILKKLQQALKGKTYILVLNDLWNEDDLKWKKFINSISRVTSMKGNAIIITTRESKVASLVKPLHTYALNGLSDEDCWSIIKAKAFPNGDDRDLRPLETKL; this is encoded by the exons ATGGCTGTACGCGATGTGCCACTTATTAACCTGATACAGTTAACACTCGCCGGGTGCTCAGAGTGTGAGCAAATTCCGAGGTTGGAGCACTTGACAAATCTCAAATCTCTTTCTTTGATAGGATTGAAGAAGGTGATGCACATGAATTCTTCATTCTGCAATTTAATGTCTCTCACCATACGTGATTTGGAAGGATTGGAAAGTCTCCCACACTGGTTATTCTTGAAGAATCGAAATCTCTCAAAATTGGAGATTATTGGATGCGCCAAATTGGAAAAGTTACCATATGGGCTGGACACCCTTGATTCTCTAGAAGAGTTAAATATAACTAAGTGTCAAAATATGAAGATGATCGTTAATCCATGTGACGGAGAAAGACTATATGCAAAAGGGATCCTTCGTGTGCTGAGGATTGTAGGATGCGGAGAGCTGAGGGAATTGCCACGTCAAATGGTGGAGTTGTGGGTACCGTTGCTTGAGGTACTGGAATTGTTTGAATTACGGAGCCTAAAGAATCTACCAGTGCTAATCGGATGCCTAGCAAAATCAGCTCGTCTTAGAGAACTGAAAATTGGATGTGTTCCTCAATTAATGAATACTTGCTGTGTTGAGAGTTGGCATTTTGGCAACTTGCAAAAGGTACATCTAGATGTTAGTTGGGAGAGTACTGAAGTTACTGAAGAGAAGGGTAATGACTTCTTGAAAGGAAGGCATTTTGGCAGCTTGCAAAAGTTACATTTAGATGTTAGCGGGAAGAGCAGAGTTTCCATTGAGAATGTGAATGACATCTTGCAAGGTTGCTGCAACTCACTCACTCAATTATGCTTATTAGGAAAGGAAATTTGGGAGCGGGTGCCAGAATCAATTCAACATCTCACTCTTCTTTCCAAGTTAGAGTTGCACAACTTAGGAATTGAAGAATTGCCTGAATGGTTTGGGAAACTTTCATATCTAAGTAAGCTATCTCTATCTAGTTGCATCGAGATGAAGCGTCTGCTCTCCTGGGAGACATTAGAAGGCCTCACTGAATTACGGGTTTTAGATATTAAAGACTGTCCGAAATTACGAATTGGATTTGAGGGGCGCAACACTTCTCATCTCACCATCAAAATTGATAACAGCTGGATTAAACCGTACACCAA CGAAATCGTGGATGGAGGTATATCTTCTGCGGCCACTGAATTTCTTTTAAAGAGCCTTGGCAACACTTTCAAGCTGGAAAAGAACTCTGGCAACGTAGGTGTCAATGGAGATATCGAACAACTGCAGAAGACTTTGGTCACTGTTCAGAGTTACTTGAATGACGCCCAGAACAAGTCTATTGGCGAAGATGATGTCAAGGTCTGGTTAATAATGCTTCAACAAGTGGCTTTCGCTGCTGGTAATGTTTCAGATGAATTCAACTACAGTGCTCTCCACAGCACAGTGAAGAAACTGAAATCCAAGGCCAAATATAAGGCCCTATCAAGGCTCCCATCCTTTAATCAGATCCTACGTCAGATAAAAATAGCTTCGATGATCAAAGATATCAATATGGTATTTGAATCAATGATCCAAATGGCGGAGGATTTCGGTGTTCAAAGCAAAAGAGGGAGAGAACCTGACGCAGCTGATGCTAGTGCTTCCTCTGATTCATTTACTGTTGATCCTATCTTTTTTGGAAGGGATATTAATCCAATCTTTTTAGGAAGGGGTAATGATGTCCAAAAACTAGTTGAGACTGATATCCCAGGAGATACCATATTCTCCATCATTGCAATTGTTGGAAAGGCTGGGTTGGGAAAAGAAACGTTGGCAAGGACAGTTATCAATCATGAAGAGGTTAAGGCTCGATTTGGATCATATGTTTGGGTTCATGTTTCTCGAAATTTTGATCCAAtcgtgattttaaaaaaaatcctttATGCGTTGACATCAGAAACTAATATTGGCGAAGTTGAGACCGAGGAAAGTATCCTCAAGAAGCTTCAACAAGCTTTGAAGGGTAAAACTTATATTCTTGTTCTTAATGATCTTTGGAATGAAGATGAtctgaaatggaaaaagtttATTAATTCGATATCGAGAGTAACTTCTATGAAGGGTAATGCAATTATCATCACTACCAGGGAATCCAAAGTTGCTTCATTAGTGAAGCCACTTCACACTTACGCTTTGAATGGCTTATCAGATGAAGATTGTTGGTCAATAATCAAAGCAAAAGCTTTTCCAAATGGAGATGACCGGGACTTGAGACCATTAGAGacaaaattgtaa
- the LOC125196867 gene encoding UPF0481 protein At3g47200-like — MKSVNKGSQTEMKSVNEGSQTLLAEMLASSFDKKFDKLSADPSYSYAASIYNVSQTLWEKNVEAYTPKLVSIGPLHHNGSKLHGMEAFKLRSTHKFLTRFGIGLHTIAKFAAKEESFVRGCYEGTVRLLPKQLAEVIVLDGIFIVELFLETYFIQLREGEKIFGIPWMLNDLMHDMLLLENQLPIRIMASLLNFVDLSFMNGGTMVTIYDLAHKFFKNIGNTSKLPLTARCYQARHFVEFLLFLHAPTEKHAASQDKGIKMQLASKKFEYDRTVGELVNAGVKLHRGDESCLFDVFFDKNTGVLTIPKLTVNESTETFFRNLVAFEHLGYYGYFSKNITSYVMLMDRFINTSGDVDLLVKHGIIEKKFDKPVRSRKVADLFNNLHEGVLTEVNDFYFADLCGDLKDYNNGTYHQWKACWFRWRMMLRGKWDGWKKTLGRDYFKNPWSCLSVGAAVVLLILTIIQTVCSILQVL; from the exons ATGAAATCTGTCAATAAAGGATCACAAACTGAGATGAAATCTGTGAATGAAGGATCACAAACTCTACTAGCTGAGATGCTAGCATCATCCTTTGATAAAAAGTTTGATAAGTTGTCTGCAGATCCTTCATATTCCTATGCTGCATCCATCTATAACGTTTCTCAGACACTCTGGGAAAAAAATGTAGAAGCCTATACTCCTAAATTGGTGTCAATTGGTCCATTACATCATAATGGATCAAAACTTCATGGCATGGAAGCTTTTAAGTTGAGATCCACACACAAGTTCTTGACCAGATTTGGAATTGGCCTACATACCATAGCCAAATTTGCAGCAAAGGAAGAAAGTTTTGTTCGTGGATGTTATGAGGGTACAGTTAGGCTTCTTCCTAAGCAACTTGCTGAAGTGATTGTGTTGGATGGAATATTCATTGTTGAACTTTTCCTGGAAACCTATTTCATTCAGCTGAGGgaaggagagaaaatatttgGCATTCCCTGGATGCTCAATGACTTAATGCATGATATGTTGTTGCTAGAGAATCAGCTACCTATAAGAATAATGGCGAGCCTATTGAATTTCGTAGATCTTTCATTCATGAATGGAGGCACCATGGTCACCATCTATGATCTTGCTCACAAGTTCTTCAAGAACATTGGTAATACGAGCAAGCTACCATTGACAGCCCGTTGTTATCAGGCTAGGCATTTTGTTGAGTTCCTACTGTTTCTCCATGCTCCGACAGAGAAACATGCGGCTTCCCAGGATAAGggaataaaaatgcaattggCATCTAAGAAGTTTGAATACGATCGCACTGTAGGAGAGCTTGTCAATGCTGGAGTCAAGCTTCATCGTGGGGATGAAAGTTGTTTGTTTGATGTTTTCTTTGATAAAAACACAGGTGTGTTGACCATCCCCAAATTGACAGTAAATGAATCGACTGAGACATTCTTCCGGAATCTTGTAGCCTTTGAACACTTGGGCTATTATGGATACTTTTCCAAGAACATAACAAGTTATGTAATGCTCATGGATAGGTTCATAAACACTTCAGGTGATGTTGATCTACTTGTTAAGCATGGCATTATCGAGAAAAAATTCGATAAACCAGTTCGGAGTCGTAAAGTAGCAGACCTTTTCAATAATCTGCACGAAGGAGTTTTGACTGAAGTAAACGATTTCTATTTTGCTGATCTCTGTGGAGATTTGAAGGACTACAACAATGGTACGTATCACCAGTGGAAAGCCTGTTGGTTTAGATGGAGAATGATGCTGAGAGGCaaatgggacggatggaaaAAGACGCTGGGACGCGATTATTTCAAGAACCCTTGGTCCTGCTTATCTGTTGGCGCTGCAGTTGTGTTGCTCATTCTTACCATAATACAAACAGTCTGTTCAATTCTCCAG gtTTTATGA
- the LOC125195296 gene encoding putative disease resistance protein RGA3 — protein MEVETAAAAAFINVAIENVINFSRKMSLGKLSKSLETVQMMLNNEEMTPSVTSEVFTQWLKKLGPVVLDADNVVDELKYHLLSKEINIFKPHTIKAKVLTYLPSPILDTTEIIMAPKINEINEKLEPIIKEGKDAGLIGGAVNAPSQFIATGGETTVSSFPAPVFVGRDDDVLKLADKLITNATKQEKHVLSILAILGMSGMGITTLATKIFSCESIITRFGESRIWVHVGQAFDPIILYTKILATFTSDPAESRDDILKRLQQSLIGKTFLLVLDDVWYHDVVILEDFLKSLNGVITTKGNATIITTRDQKVAETVKPFHIHQPKALLEEECWSIIKNITFGDQGVQPDFEEKGKDIARRCGSLPLATYLVGGILRGKTQQQWELIANTLQSQDEQKLTSEILRLSFQNLSPPSLKMCFTYCSIFPKGHKIVKQELIELWMAQGFLESNDKDDMEFVGGTFSNVLVHNSMLQVAETDENGNVESFVMHDLLHDLASSVSGSQYSGDGLVPVHYLTLEEKSSPVTKEMAKHVRALFVEGGEISDNMLSDYPSLRTLSLTRVKELPDSISKLIHLRNLNISKSWITQLPEWIGELHNLQTLRADTKHLWKLPSTLKYLINLRHLYVLSRVKLPAEMGRLTNLRTLRHFAVGENKGYQIEEL, from the coding sequence ATGGAAGTTGAAACTGCTGCTGCGGCCGCCTTCATTAATGTTGCAATTGAAAACGTGATCAACTTCTCAAGAAAGATGTCACTAGGAAAGTTAAGCAAGAGTCTGGAAACTGTGCAGATGATGTTGAACAATGAAGAGATGACGCCGAGCGTCACCTCTGAGGTTTTCACACAGTGGCTGAAGAAGCTTGGACCTGTGGTGTTAGATGCTGACAATGTTGTGGATGAACTCAAATATCATCTTCTCTCCAAAGAAATCAACATTTTCAAACCTCACACCATCAAGGCTAAGGTACTAACATACTTGCCATCCCCTATTCTGGACACAACTGAGATAATCATGGCCCCTAAAATCAATGAAATCAATGAGAAGTTGGAGCCCATTATCAAGGAAGGTAAGGATGCTGGACTCATTGGGGGAGCCGTGAATGCACCTAGTCAGTTTATTGCTACTGGAGGAGAGACTActgtttcttcttttcctGCTCCTGTTTTTGTTGGAAGAGATGATGACGTGCTCAAATTAGCTGACAAGCTCATCACAAACGCCACCAAGCAAGAGAAACATGTGTTGTCCATCCTTGCAATTTTGGGCATGAGCGGAATGGGAATAACAACATTGGCTACAAAAATCTTCAGTTGTGAAAGCATCATCACTCGATTTGGCGAATCACGTATTTGGGTGCATGTTGGCCAAGCTTTTGATCCAATCATTCTTTACACTAAAATCCTTGCAACATTTACTTCTGATCCAGCTGAGAGCAGGGATGACATTCTCAAAAGGCTTCAACAATCTTTAATAGGCAAAACTTTTCTCCTTGTTCTTGATGATGTCTGGTATCATGATGTTGTGATATTGGAAGATTTTCTAAAATCGTTGAATGGAGTTATTACTACCAAGGGAAACGCCACTATCATCACTACCAGGGATCAAAAGGTTGCTGAAACAGTGAAGCCTTTTCACATTCATCAACCTAAGGCCTTGTTAGAAGAAGAGTGCTGGTCcataataaaaaacataacTTTTGGAGATCAAGGTGTGCAACCAGATTTTGAGGAGAAAGGAAAAGATATTGCACGAAGATGTGGGTCGTTGCCGTTAGCCACTTATTTAGTTGGGGGAATTCTTCGTGGTAAAACTCAACAACAATGGGAGTTGATTGCGAATACATTGCAGTCCCAAGATGAGCAGAAACTTACCTCAGAAATATTGAGATTGAGCTTTCAGAATTTGTCTCCACCATCACTGAAGATGTGCTTCACATACTGTTCAATTTTCCCAAAAGGTCACAAAATTGTTAAGCAGGAACTGATTGAACTATGGATGGCACAAGGATTTCTTGAATCAAATGATAAAGATGACATGGAGTTTGTGGGAGGCACGTTTTCAAATGTACTTGTACACAACTCAATGCTTCAAGTTGCAgagacggatgaaaatggaaatgtggAAAGTTTTGTGATGCATGATTTGTTGCATGATCTAGCATCGTCTGTTTCAGGTTCTCAATATAGTGGAGATGGCTTGGTCCCAGTCCACTACCTGACTCTCGAAGAAAAATCAAGTCCTGTCACAAAAGAAATGGCAAAACATGTGCGCGCGTTATTCGTGGAAGGTGGTGAAATTTCTGATAACATGCTCTCAGACTATCCAAGTCTACGCACTCTTAGTCTTACAAGGGTAAAAGAGTTGCCTGATTCAATCAGCAAATTGATACATTTGAGAAATCTTAATATTTCAAAGTCATGGATTACACAATTGCCAGAGTGGATTGGTGAACTCCATAACTTGCAAACACTAAGAGCCGATACGAAACATTTGTGGAAACTGCCAAGTACGTTGAAGTACTTGATTAACTTGAGGCATCTTTATGTTCTCTCTCGTGTAAAGTTACCGGCTGAGATGGGGAGGTTAACTAATCTTCGAACACTGAGGCACTTTGCAGTGGGTGAAAACAAGGGCTATCAAATTGAAGAGTTATAG
- the LOC125196145 gene encoding protein EIN4-like, with translation MFKTFASALLVLLFLLSLSVCVSAADNEYHCSCDEEGFWSVENILECQKVSDFLIAVAYFSIPIELLYFLSCSNIPFKWVLIQFIAFIVLCGMTHLLNGWTYGPHTFQLMLALTIFKCLTALVSFATAITLFTLIPLLLKVKVREIMLKKKTWDLDREVGIIKKQKEAGLHVRMLTHEIRKYLDRHTILYTTLVELSKTLDLKNCVVWMPNTGRTEITLTHELREHNYPNAYTSVIPTSEPDVREIKGSERVKILDPESPLSLASSREVGEPGSVAAIRVPMLRVSNFKGGTPEMVPACYAILVLVLPDGKGRTWSKQELEIVEVVADQVAVALSHAAILEESQLMRDKLVEQNRALEQAKQDALMASQARNAFQMVMSNGLRRPMHSILGLLSVLQDEQLSEEQLLLIDTTFKTGNVLSTLINDVMDTAAKDNRRFPLDMKPFKLHSMIKEAACLSKCLCAHRGYNFVIEVDKSLPNYVIGDERRVFQVILHMVGNLLNANRGGGFLLLRVYSASGSQVWNEQRRGQWRSNSSDGYAYVRLEAGICHTGSQEANSSSMIQYSRQRCSGGGEETMSFNVCKKLVQLMQGDIWMISNPEGFDQSVALVLRFQARASIARGILENEQSMQRMQSNSAFRGLKVLLADADDVNRAVTRKLLEKLGCVVSAVSSGYECLSALGLSASSLQLVLLDLHLPDLDGFEVAMKLRKFRSRNWLLIVALTASDDEETREKCLQVGMNGVFAKPGSLQDIAYELEAILLQANRLYS, from the exons ATGTTCAAGACATTTGCATCTGCGTTGCTGgtgttgttgtttttgttgtcGTTGTCTGTTTGCGTCTCGGCTGCAGACAATGAGTACCACTGCAGCTGTGACGAGGAGGGTTTTTGGAGCGTTGAGAACATCTTGGAGTGCCAAAAAGTCAGTGATTTCTTGATCGCAGTGGCCTACTTCTCCATCCCTATTGAGCTGCTTTACTTCCTTAGTTGCTCCAACATTCCTTTCAAATGGGTGCTGATTCAGTTCATCGCGTTCATTGTCCTGTGTGGGATGACTCATTTGCTGAATGGTTGGACGTACGGACCTCACACCTTTCAACTCATGCTTGCTCTCaccattttcaagtgtctcACTGCCCTTGTTTCGTTTGCAACGGCTATAACCCTCTTCACCCTCATCCCGTTGCTGCTAAAGGTGAAGGTGAGGGAGATCATGCTGAAGAAGAAGACTTGGGATCTTGACCGGGAAGTTGGGATTATCAAGAAGCAGAAGGAGGCTGGCTTGCATGTTAGGATGCTAACACATGAGATCCGCAAGTATCTTGATCGCCATACTATTTTGTACACGACTCTTGTTGAGCTGTCAAAGACTCTGGATTTGAAGAACTGCGTTGTTTGGATGCCAAACACGGGTAGAACGGAGATAACTTTAACACATGAGTTGAGAGAGCATAACTACCCAAACGCATATACCTCAGTCATCCCTACTAGTGAGCCTGATGTGAGAGAGATCAAGGGAAGTGAACGGGTGAAAATACTTGATCCCGAATCACCCCTTTCTCTTGCAAGCAGTAGGGAAGTTGGTGAGCCGGGATCTGTGGCTGCGATTAGGGTGCCAATGCTGAGGGTTTCCAATTTCAAAGGTGGCACTCCTGAGATGGTTCCCGCCTGTTATGCCATACTCGTGTTGGTCCTTCCCGATGGGAAGGGTAGAACGTGGAGCAAACAGGAACTCGAGATAGTAGAGGTGGTTGCTGATCAAGTTGCTGTGGCTCTATCCCATGCAGCTATTCTTGAAGAATCTCAACTCATGAGAGACAAGCTTGTGGAACAAAATCGAGCGCTGGAGCAGGCCAAACAGGATGCACTAATGGCAAGTCAGGCACGCAATGCATTTCAAATGGTGATGAGTAATGGATTAAGAAGGCCAATGCATTCAATTCTTGGCCTGCTCTCAGTGTTGCAGGATGAACAGCTTAGTGAGGAGCAGCTTCTTCTCATTGACACAACATTCAAGACTGGTAACGTTCTTTCAACACTGATAAATGATGTCATGGACACTGCAGCGAAGGACAATAGGAGATTCCCCTTGGATATGAAGCCCTTTAAACTGCATTCTATGATTAAAGAAGCTGCTTGCCTCTCCAAATGCCTATGTGCTCATAGGggatataattttgttattgaaGTGGATAAGTCGTTGCCAAATTATGTGATAGGTGATGAGAGAAGAGTGTTTCAGGTGATTTTGCATATGGTTGGTAATCTGTTGAATGCAAACAGAGGAGGTGGTTTTCTTTTGTTACGAGTGTATTCAGCAAGTGGGAGTCAGGTGTGGAATGAGCAGAGACGAGGGCAATGGAGGTCGAATTCATCAGATGGATATGCTTATGTTAGGCTTGAAGCCGGTATTTGCCATACCGGTTCCCAAGAAGCCAACAGTTCTTCTATGATCCAGTACAGTAGGCAGAGATGCTCTGGTGGAGGCGAGGAAACCATGAGCTTTAACGTATGCAAAAAACTTGTTCAG CTGATGCAAGGAGACATCTGGATGATATCAAATCCGGAGGGCTTCGATCAGAGTGTGGCTCTCGTCTTGCGCTTCCAGGCCCGGGCATCCATTGCAAGAGGCATATTAGAAAATGAACAATCTATGCAGCGCATGCAATCTAACTCTGCCTTCAGAGGTCTGAAAGTTCTCTTAGCCGATGCTGATGATGTGAACAGAGCCGTGACGAGGAAGTTGCTGGAGAAGCTGGGATGCGTCGTGTCTGCAGTCTCATCTGGATACGAATGCCTCAGTGCTCTTGGTCTGTCTGCGTCCTCACTCCAACTCGTGCTTCTGGACCTTCACCTTCCCGACTTGGATGGCTTCGAAGTCGCCATGAAGTTACGCAAGTTCAGGAGCCGGAACTGGCTGCTGATCGTGGCCTTGACCGCGAGCGACGACGAAGAGACGAGGGAGAAGTGCTTGCAGGTTGGAATGAATGGTGTTTTTGCAAAACCAGGTTCGTTGCAAGATATTGCTTATGAGCTCGAGGCTATTTTGCTGCAGGCGAATAGACTATATTCCTAG
- the LOC125196526 gene encoding putative disease resistance protein RGA3: protein MSFDRLPSSSLKMCFAYCSIFPKGCKIVKKELIELWMAEEFLQPNGHDIESVGEMFSNILVHNSLLQVVERGAYGNALTYVMHDLVHDLASAVLCSTDDTNQFRYLFQGDELIPIPEGPTIYLMRTLIFRGEKLDTTMFSGYKSLYALTLDCDRVKVLPSSVRTLKYLKNLNVSRTRIESLPRWIDELHYLQTLNASTESLRELPSTLKYLTRLRHLYLCHDVELPAEMGGLTNLQALKFRVGEHKGYRIEELGSLNNLKQLSIYNLEKVRDREEAEEANISKKKNLTELRFEWDTNIDGEREHDEAVLEGLEPHPGLKMLKIAGFKGKNFPSWAKEMSGFDKLIEIALSDCQVCEQIPELGRLPNLKTLSLWRLSKVKSINFSFERGMEGVIFPTLETLLLTGMPDLEVIQDFGDKVKVFPRLVSLKIFCCNKLECLPSLLFQKAHGLKVVDIRHCSKLSGLPDNLHTLDSLESMTIKGCQSLRSIVKPESGGTFKFLHSLEIRDCQQLKEMVEPHAPLLKKVSMVELKTLQNLPKFLDSLEHSHSLAQLTIVGVPQFTSNINVWDFQKLRKLEIDVTMESSSETSDAIKKTVDIMLQNCCSTLGELKLTGLEIWDEVPESIRRLTALYSLELENFGVDRLPEWFEALLHLNKLCLSNFPELTHLPPMKRFTQLQEFHICNCPKIKIEYEGHKISHRCAIYVNSHLL, encoded by the coding sequence ATGAGTTTTGATCGTTTACCTTCATCATCACTCAAGATGTGCTTCGCATATTGTTCAATTTTTCCTAAAGGTTGCAAAATTGTGAAGAAGGAACTCATTGAGCTATGGATGGCAGAAGAGTTTCTTCAACCGAATGGACATGACATAGAGTCCGTGGGCGAAATGTTTTCTAATATACTTGTACACAACTCTTTACTTCAAGTTGTAGAGAGAGGTGCCTATGGAAATGCTTTGACCTATGTGATGCATGATCTTGTGCATGATCTTGCAAGTGCTGTTTTATGTTCGACAGATGACACCAATCAATTCCGATACTTGTTTCAGGGAGATGAGTTAATTCCCATCCCAGAAGGACCAACAATATATTTGATGCGTACGTTAATCTTTAGAGGCGAAAAGCTTGATACCACCATGTTCTCGGGTTACAAATCTTTGTATGCTCTTACTCTTGACTGTGACCGTGTCAAAGTGTTGCCGAGTTCCGTTCGTACgttgaaatatttgaaaaatcttaATGTTTCAAGAACACGAATTGAATCTTTGCCACGCTGGATTGATGAACTCCATTACTTGCAAACCTTAAATGCATCTACAGAATCTTTGAGAGAACTGCCAAGTACGTTGAAATACTTGACTCGTTTAAGGCATCTTTATCTGTGCCATGATGTAGAGTTGCCTGCCGAGATGGGGGGGTTAACTAATCTGCAAGCACTCAAGTTTAGAGTAGGCGAGCACAAAGGATACCGAATTGAAGAGTTGGGGAGTCTGAACAATCTCAAACAACTATCCATCTATAACTTGGAAAAGGTGCGTGACAGAGAAGAGGCTGAGGAAGCAAATATCTCTAAGAAGAAAAACTTAACCGAGTTAAGGTTTGAGTGGGATACAAATATAGATGGTGAAAGAGAACATGATGAGGCTGTGTTGGAAGGCCTCGAACCTCACCCAGGCCTGAAGATGTTGAAGATTGCAGGatttaaaggaaaaaattttCCATCATGGGCTAAGGAAATGAGTGGGTTTGACAAGCTGATTGAGATAGCACTTAGTGACTGCCAAGTATGTGAACAAATCCCAGAGCTAGGGCGGTTGCCGAATCTCAAAACTCTTAGTTTGTGGAGATTGAGCAAAGTGAAGTCCATAAATTTTTCATTCGAAAGGGGTATGGAAGGTGTCATTTTTCCAACACTTGAAACCCTCTTATTGACAGGTATGCCTGATCTGGAAGTGATACAAGATTTTGGCGATAAAGTGAAGGTATTTCCAAGGCTTGTATCCTTGAAAATCTTCTGTTGCAACAAATTGGAATGTCTCCCAAGTTTGTTATTCCAAAAGGCTCATGGTCTCAAGGTAGTGGATATAAGGCATTGCTCTAAGTTGAGTGGATTACCAGATAATCTACACACTCTCGATTCTCTAGAGTCAATGACTATAAAAGGTTGTCAAAGTCTAAGGTCGATAGTGAAACCAGAGAGCGGAGGAACGTTCAAATTCCTTCACAGTTTGGAGATTCGTGATTGCCAACAGCTGAAGGAAATGGTAGAGCCACATGCGCCTTTGCTCAAGAAAGTGTCTATGGTGGAACTAAAAACCCTACAGAATCTACCCAAGTTTCTTGATTCCTTGGAACACTCGCATTCGCTGGCACAACTGACCATTGTAGGTGTACCTCAATTCACATCCAACATTAATGTTTGGGATTtccaaaaattgagaaaattagaGATCGATGTTACTATGGAGTCGTCAAGCGAGACTAGTGATGCCATTAAGAAGACAGTTGATATCATGCTGCAAAACTGTTGCTCAACACTTGGTGAGCTAAAGTTGACAGGGCTCGAAATTTGGGATGAGGTGCCTGAATCAATTAGGCGGCTCACTGCTCTTTATAGTTTAGAATTGGAGAACTTTGGAGTTGATAGGTTGCCTGAATGGTTTGAGGCTCTCTTACACCTAAACAAGTTATGTCTATCTAATTTTCCAGAGTTGACGCATCTGCCCCCTATGAAGAGATTCACCCAATTGCAGGAGTTCCACATTTGCAATTGTCCGAAAATAAAGATTGAATATGAGGGCCACAAAATTTCCCATCGTTGTGCCATCTACGTTAACAGTCACCTGCTTTAG